A region from the Acyrthosiphon pisum isolate AL4f chromosome A1, pea_aphid_22Mar2018_4r6ur, whole genome shotgun sequence genome encodes:
- the LOC115033575 gene encoding uncharacterized protein LOC115033575, whose amino-acid sequence MTTCAVKFCDNKMSLTKNISYFRFPSDPLRCKQWMEKCQTEHLLKKDATILYKNYRVCGVHFEDKMFLNPNRSSGSRRTGGTTKIRLTVHCSLQCANAAVVQHADFYLEVRVVQYCSSAVPVVTVVSVQEL is encoded by the exons atgactacTTGTGCAGTCAAGTTTTGCGACAATAAAATGTCACTAACGAAAAATATAAGCTACTTCAGATTTCCAAGCGACCCATTGAG gtgtaaACAATGGATGGAAAAATGTCAAACTgaacatttactgaaaaaagatgctactattttatacaaaaattacagggtgtgtgGTGTTCATTTTGaagacaaaatgtttttaaatccaAATA GATCTTCAGGTAGCAGGCGAACTGGAGGAACAACTAAGATCCGTCTAACAG TGCACTGCAGTCTGCAATGTGCCAATGCTGCAGTTGTGCAGCACGCAGATTTCTATTTAGAAGTCCGTGTTGTGCAGTACTGCAGTAGTGCAGTGCCAGTTGTCACTGTTGTCAGTGTGCAAgaactataa
- the LOC100167591 gene encoding E3 ubiquitin-protein ligase SMURF2: protein MSNMSGSSGSRRTGGTTKIRLTVLCAQNLLKKDLFRLPPDAFAKISVDGSGQCYTTDTCKPTCDPQWNQHYDLYLSKGDHVTITLWNHKKIHKNIQKPTSGFLGCVRLSWNQIQRYKDTGYQKLDLIKLNPDDPVPIRGQLVLSLLSQDGTAGVSSQQPSPLPDGWEERKTENGRLYYVNHKTKTTQWVKPTKSHSKITTGSSSPRPPAPTPTEDTRNESDVINNNDGNSIALTAQTNRNPSNRVSLSSARHASSHSSSIQQPQDLPTGYEIRTTPQGQIYFYHTPTGLSTWHDPRIPRNISVTSGQQLGPLPAGWEVRQTSSGRYYYVDHNNRTTTFSDPRLSTAVIANLLQKQNDQSSSTNEQNSTNNKENTSINTRVPNTSETSSSQQRIQPRPGPVFDGPQSIETDSECLPKYKRDLVAKQKILRTELAALQPPTGHMRLEVSRSEIFEESYRAVMKMRPKDLRKRLMVKFRCEEGLDYGGVAREWLYLLSHEMLNPQYGLFQYSREDNYTLQINPDSSINPEHLSYFHFVGRIIGIAIFHGHYIDGGFTTPFYKMLLNKPITLEDIEGVDPELHRSLTYILENKLEKDIIDTTFAVEQSSFGVLKLHELKTGGQNIQLTEDNKKEYVKYVNRLLPLYYYFIFYIQHCASDMPVVKWFWEIIEQNYSQEMRLRLLQFVTGSSRVPLQGFKALQGSTGAAGPRLFTIHLTDVPTDNLPKAHTCFNRLDLPKYESKQRLLDKLSQAVEETCGFTVE from the exons ATGTCAAATATGTCAGGATCTTCAGGTAGCAGGCGAACTGGAGGAACAACTAAGATCCGTCTAACAG TCCTTTGTGCTCAGAATTTGTTGAAAAAAGATTTATTTC GTTTACCACCTGATGCATTTGCAAAGATAAGTGTGGACGGGTCTGGACAATGTTATACAACAGATACCTGTAAACCAACCTGTGACCCTCAGTGGAATCAACATTATGATTT ATATTTAAGTAAAGGTGATCATGTAACAATTACCTTGTGGaaccataaaaaaattcataaaaatattcaaaaacctACTAGTGGTTTCCTTGGGTGTGTAAGATTATCATGGAATCAAATTCAACGATACAAAGACACTggtt atcaaaaattagatttaattaaattaaacccaGATGATCCAGTACCAATTAGAGGTCAACTAGTGTTATCTTTACTATCTCAAGATGGTACAGCAGGAGTATCATCTCAACAACCATCTCCATTGCCAGATGGATGGGAGGAGAGGAAAACAGAAAATGgacgattatattatgtaaatcataaaacaaaaactacTCAATGGGTTAAACCGACAAA atctCATTCAAAAATTACTACAGGTAGTAGTAGTCCTCGCCCTCCAGCACCAACACCTACAGAAGATACACGAAATGAATCTgatgtgataaataataatgatggtaaTAGCATTGCTTTGACTGCACAAAC gaaTAGGAATCCTAGCAATCGAGTATCCCTCAGTTCTGCCAGACATGCATCATCTCATAGTTCCTCAATTCAACAACCGCAAGACTTGCCAACAGGTTATG AAATAAGAACAACACCTCAaggacaaatttatttttatcatacccCAACTGGTTTAAGTACATGGCATGATCCAAGAATTCCAAGAAATATTAGTGTAACTTCTGGACAACAACTTGGCCCTTTGCCTGCTGGTTGGGAAGTACGTCAAACATCTAGTGGTCGCTATTATTATGTAGATCATAATAATCGAACTACAACTTTTTCGGATCCAAGACTTTCAACAGCAGTGATAGCTAATTTATTACA gaaaCAAAATGATCAAAGCTCATCGACTAACGAACAAAACTCAACGAACAATAAAGAAAACACTAGTATCAATACTAGAGTGCCCAATACTAGTGAAACATCATCAAGTCAACAGAGGATTCAACCTCGCCCTGGTCCTGTTTTTGATGGTCCCCAAAGTATTGAGACTGATTCAGAGTGTTTGCCTAAATACAAACGTGACTTAGTAGCTAAACAGAAGATTTTACGCACAGAACTGGCTGCATTACAGCCTCCAACAGGGCATATGCGATTAGAAGTTTCGAGATCAGAAATatttgaa gaGTCATATCGAGCTGTGATGAAGATGCGACCAAAGGACTTACGAAAACGATTGATGGTCAAGTTCCGGTGTGAAGAAGGTCTTGATTACGGTGGTGTAGCAAGAGAGTGGTTGTATTTATTGTCCCATGAGATGCTTAATCCCCAATATGGATTATTTCAATACTCCAGAGAAGACAATTATACTTTACAAATAAATCCGGACAGTTCAATTAATCCa gaacACCTATCTTATTTCCATTTTGTTGGTCGTATAATTGGAATCGCTATTTTTCATGGACACTATATTGATGGAGGATTTACAACccctttttataaaatgttgctAAACAAACCAATTACTCTGGAAGATATAGAAGGAGTAGATCCTGAATTACATCGTAGTCtcacatatatatt ggaaAATAAACTTGAAAAAGATATAATTGATACTACTTTTGCGGTCGAACAAAGTAGCTTTGGTGTATTAAAATTGCATGAGCTCAAAACTGGTGGACAAAATATTCAGCTCACGgaagataataaaaaagaatatgtCAAGTATGTTAATAGATTGTTacctttgtat tattatttcatattttatattcagcaTTGTGCATCAGATATGCCTGTGGTGAAATGGTTTTGGGAAATAATTGAACAAAACTATAGTCAAGAAATGCGTCTCAGGCTGTTACAATTTGTTACTGGAAGTTCTAGAGTTCCTCTTCAAGGTTTTAAGGCACTTCAag ggTCAACTGGAGCAGCTGGGCCTCGTTTGTTTACCATACACTTGACTGATGTACCTACTGATAATCTCCCCAAAGCGCATACCTGCTTTAACCGTCTTGATTTGCCAAAATATGAGAGTAAACAAAGATTGCTTGACAAACTCAGCCAAGCAGTTGAAGAAACTTGTGGTTTTACTGTTGAATAG
- the LOC100160821 gene encoding general transcription factor IIH subunit 4 has product MSKEPSTSKEKRKNLRKDDGSKILKVLTLYEYLIKLPEAVQDRLYSHPPTCLTVFRVLPDITQQFTLRILFIEQPVPQSVLSSWVPANYSRELDESIEVATNLHIWKLTSVSGGLKGWILNSTFKKKLKVALMGGGRSTVPNSDMTADPKARDIDFLDSYAYERWECILHYMVGSKHEGISSDAVRVLLNAGLMVRDTDDSPVITSTGFQFLLLDMATQVWYFMLRYMETVESRGLDLAQCLTFLFQIHLGTLGWDYITDEMSENLQAFLQHLREFGLVYQRKRKAGRFYPTRLVIEMGQGNSRTSERMKNKERYIVVETNFRIYAMTDSDLKVALVALFTHMLYRFPNMSAGILTRDSVRTALRSGITAAQIVRFLTVHTHPQMQECGMPQTVIDQIYLWENERNRLTYTDGVLYSNINTPNDYETIKNYAADIGALVWCDERRRNIVVSTDGHDDVRKFWKKQPKSDPF; this is encoded by the exons ATGTCAAAAGAACCCAGCACTAGCAAGGAGAAACGGAAGAATTTGCGTAAAGACGACGGTTCTAAAATACTGAAAGTCCTGACATTATATGAATACCTCATCAAACTTCCAGAAGCCGTTCAAGATCGGCTATACAGTCATCCACCGACTTGCCTAACAGTGTTTAGAGTGTTACCTGACATTACGCAGCAGTTCactttacgtatattattcatCGAACAGCCAGTACCGCAATCAGTTCTTTCATCCTGGGTACCGGCTAATTATTCCCGTGAACTTGACGAATCTATAGAGGTAGCCACCAATTTACACATATGGAAATTAACCAGTGTATCTGGCGGCCTCAAGGGATGGATTCTAAATTCTACGTTCAAGAAGAAACTCAAAGTGGCCCTTATGGGAGGTGGCCGTTCTACGGTACCCAACAGCGATATGACGGCTGATCCAAAAGCAAGAGATATAGACTTTTTAGATTCATATGCGTATGAACGGTGGGAatgcatattacattatatggtTGGTTCTAAACATGAAGGTATATCATCAGATGCAGTCAGAGTGTTACTAAATGCAGGTCTTATG gtcaGAGACACGGATGATAGTCCAGTTATTACATCGACGGGATTTCAGTTTCTACTGCTGGATATGGCCACTCAAGTATGGTATTTTATGCTCCGCTATATGGAAACAGTTGAATCGAGGGGTCTTGATCTTGCTCAATGTCTGACATTCTTGTTCCAAATACATCTTGGTACTTTAGGATGGGATTATATAACAGATGAAATGTCTGAAAACCTTCAAGCGTTTTTACAACATCTTCGAGAATTTGGATTAGTTTACCAAAGGAAACGTAAAGCTGGACGTTTTTATCCTACTCGATTAGTAATTGAAATGGGGCAAGGAAATAGCCGTACTTCAGAacgaatgaaaaataaagaacGTTATATTGTTGTAGAAACCAATTTTCGGATTTATGCTATGACTGATTCTGATCTAAAAGTTGCCTTAGTTGCATTATTTACTCATATGCTAtacag ATTTCCAAACATGTCCGCTGGTATACTAACAAGAGATTCAGTTCGAACAGCATTACGTAGTGGCATTACTGCTGCACAAATAGTGAGATTTCTTACTGTTCATACACATCCACAAATGCAAGAGTGTGGGATGCCACAAACTGTAATTGATCAAATTTATCTGTGGGAAAATGAAAGAAATCGACTAACATACACAGATGGTGTGttatatagcaatataaatacacCTAATGattatgaaacaataaaaaattatgctgCTGATATTGGGGCATTGGTGTGGTGTGATGAAAGAAGAAGAAACATTGTTGTAAGCACTGATGGACACGATGACGTAAGAAAGTTTTGGAAAAAACAACCAAAATCTGATCCATTTTAA